In Luteitalea sp. TBR-22, one genomic interval encodes:
- a CDS encoding LON peptidase substrate-binding domain-containing protein, translating into MTLPDQLPLFPLSNVVLFPDVFLPLHIFEERYRAMTRDALAGQALIGMTVLREGWQRDYEGTPPIYATGCAGTIVHHERLQDGRYNIVLKGVARFEVERELETGAPYRVAQVRWHAETDAEGTRPAVTRVRRQVETLLLPAVARGEVRLPTELSDQALVNAVCQAIDVPIVEKLALLEKPDVVTRGLALLPILERLLIRLSGSGQVH; encoded by the coding sequence GTGACGCTTCCAGATCAACTCCCGCTCTTCCCGCTCTCCAACGTCGTCCTCTTCCCGGACGTGTTCCTGCCGCTGCACATCTTCGAGGAGCGGTACCGGGCCATGACGCGCGATGCCCTGGCCGGGCAGGCGCTGATCGGGATGACCGTACTGCGCGAGGGCTGGCAGCGCGACTACGAAGGGACACCGCCGATCTACGCCACCGGCTGCGCCGGCACGATCGTCCACCACGAGCGCCTGCAGGACGGGCGCTACAACATCGTGCTGAAGGGCGTCGCGCGCTTCGAGGTGGAGCGGGAGCTCGAGACCGGGGCGCCGTATCGCGTCGCGCAGGTACGCTGGCACGCCGAGACCGACGCGGAGGGCACACGGCCCGCGGTCACACGCGTGCGGCGGCAGGTCGAGACCTTGCTGTTGCCGGCCGTGGCGCGTGGCGAGGTGCGCCTGCCGACGGAACTGAGCGACCAGGCGCTGGTCAACGCCGTGTGCCAGGCGATCGACGTGCCGATCGTGGAGAAGCTCGCCCTGCTCGAGAAGCCCGACGTGGTGACGCGCGGGCTCGCGTTGCTGCCGATTCTGGAGCGCCTGCTGATCCGGCTGTCCGGATCAGGACAGGTCCATTAG
- the folE gene encoding GTP cyclohydrolase I FolE — protein sequence MQTLIRSLLEQLGEDPSREGLLKTPERVEKSMKFLTSGYSADVEQILNGALFTVDYSEMVIVRDIDFYSLCEHHLLPFFGKCHVAYVPRTRVIGLSKIPRLVDVFSRRLQVQERLTNEIAECIREAIDPLGVAVVMQGTHLCMAMRGVEKQNSATVTSAMLGTFRSDARTRAEFLQLIQRT from the coding sequence ATGCAGACTCTCATCCGATCCCTGCTGGAGCAACTGGGAGAAGATCCTAGCAGGGAGGGGTTGCTGAAGACGCCGGAACGCGTCGAGAAGTCGATGAAGTTCCTGACGAGCGGCTACTCGGCCGACGTCGAGCAGATCCTCAACGGCGCGCTGTTCACCGTCGACTACAGCGAGATGGTGATCGTCCGGGACATCGACTTCTACAGCCTCTGCGAGCACCACCTGCTGCCGTTCTTCGGCAAGTGCCACGTCGCCTACGTGCCGCGCACGCGGGTGATCGGGCTCAGCAAGATCCCCCGCCTGGTGGACGTGTTCAGCCGTCGCCTGCAGGTGCAGGAGCGGCTCACCAACGAGATCGCCGAGTGCATCCGCGAGGCCATCGACCCGCTCGGCGTGGCCGTCGTCATGCAGGGGACGCACCTGTGCATGGCGATGCGGGGCGTCGAGAAGCAGAACTCGGCAACGGTCACCAGCGCCATGCTCGGCACCTTCCGCAGCGACGCGCGGACCCGCGCCGAGTTCCTGCAGCTCATTCAGCGCACGTAG
- a CDS encoding TRAP transporter TatT component family protein, whose translation MALCVDAALAAQVPASADALFARREDPVAARQAADQYLSHHRASPQDFVGAWKLARVSYFMGTQGPAGDRRMWLETGLAAANDAIALNQARPEGHFWLAANMGALAESYGLRQGLKYRTRIRQALERVLAIDPAFMEGSADRALGRWYHKVPGLFGGSAAKAEQHLRKSLTYNPQSTVSLFFLAELYADEGRPEEARRLLQQVLETPVHKEWAAEDRAYKAQALERLRSLSSRR comes from the coding sequence ATGGCCCTGTGTGTGGACGCCGCGCTCGCGGCGCAGGTTCCTGCGTCGGCCGACGCGCTGTTCGCGCGACGCGAGGATCCGGTGGCGGCGCGACAGGCGGCCGACCAGTATCTGTCGCACCACCGCGCGTCGCCACAGGACTTCGTGGGCGCGTGGAAGCTGGCGCGCGTCAGCTACTTCATGGGCACGCAAGGCCCTGCCGGCGACCGCCGCATGTGGCTGGAGACCGGGCTGGCGGCGGCCAACGACGCGATCGCGCTGAACCAGGCTCGCCCGGAGGGCCACTTCTGGCTGGCGGCCAACATGGGCGCGCTCGCCGAGTCGTACGGATTGCGCCAGGGCCTCAAGTACCGCACTCGTATCAGGCAGGCCCTGGAGCGCGTGCTGGCGATCGATCCGGCCTTCATGGAGGGATCTGCCGACCGCGCGCTCGGCCGCTGGTACCACAAGGTGCCCGGCCTGTTCGGCGGCAGCGCGGCCAAGGCGGAGCAGCACCTGCGCAAGAGCCTCACGTACAACCCGCAGTCGACGGTGAGCCTCTTCTTCCTCGCCGAGTTGTATGCCGACGAGGGCCGTCCCGAGGAAGCGCGCCGGCTGCTGCAGCAGGTGCTCGAGACGCCGGTGCACAAGGAATGGGCGGCCGAGGACCGCGCGTACAAGGCCCAGGCGCTCGAACGCCTCCGCTCGCTCAGCTCACGACGATGA
- a CDS encoding metalloregulator ArsR/SmtB family transcription factor: MPHRQLVAKELGQLFAVFSHPDRIRIVEELRGGERDVNALQAALSTTHSRASQNLAILRAHRLVSERREGRHVYYRLVNPDMARWVLEGLRFIEADLEHEQRRRSAIEEVRQLWQPEPGPSSS, translated from the coding sequence ATGCCCCATCGCCAACTGGTCGCCAAGGAACTGGGACAGCTGTTCGCCGTCTTCAGCCACCCCGACCGCATCCGCATCGTCGAGGAACTCCGCGGCGGAGAGCGCGACGTCAACGCGCTGCAGGCCGCCCTCTCGACCACCCACTCCCGCGCCTCGCAGAACCTGGCCATCCTGCGCGCCCACCGCCTCGTGTCCGAGCGACGCGAGGGCCGGCACGTCTACTACCGGCTCGTGAACCCCGACATGGCCCGGTGGGTGCTCGAGGGCCTGCGCTTCATCGAGGCCGACCTGGAACACGAGCAGCGCCGCCGCTCGGCAATCGAGGAAGTCCGGCAGTTGTGGCAGCCCGAACCCGGCCCCTCATCGTCGTGA
- a CDS encoding peptidase domain-containing ABC transporter has protein sequence MSTSSTFDPAAWRALVRWMAGTHHVEVSQDALDAAIRRLEVRHTDAPVDQLVWVLQQVGLDGILVDRPFDEVVRDAEPAHPWVTFGARHDRLSPVAVLGAARRGHVTVVDPMNSPRPRTVRLRDLAEQLGLPDTSAHVRWMVAESVAPLAAMRSRGDEPMDPIARLKALLQGERQTLWVAVVYSVVIGLLSLVVPIAVQSLVNTIAFGSATQPLVVLTLLVAVGLGFSAAINALRAGVVEIIQRSLFARTAIDVTHRLLRVRAEAFDRYHGPELVNRFFDVVTVQKSAALLLIDGLSVVMQTIIGMVLLALYHPWLLAFDVLMVAAMLVIVFVLGRGAIYTSIGESKAKYALEAWLEQIASHLVTFKSKGGAEYATRRSQALLEDYLTYRAKHFKILLRQIIGSFALQAVASSALLGIGGWLVIERQLTLGQLVASELIVALMVSAFTKFGKQLEVFYDLAAAIDKLGALVDLPLEPAGGEAILTPAGPAAVSVQGVQVRYPDGEDAALSVARLDIAAGERLGVSGPIGSGKSTLADILFGLRAPSRGTLVLDGFDTRDIPLADLRQCVSLVRSIEVFPGTVIDNVRLGRDDLGLTEVNEALRRVGLLDELQALPDGLSTKLHPTARPLSSRQAWRLMVARAIAGRPRLLVVDGVLDQIDYSEDRERLMQLLFGADAPWTLVCITDDPDLLARCSRVVTLQDGQVREGGFGAREVEA, from the coding sequence ATGTCCACCTCATCTACCTTCGATCCGGCCGCGTGGCGCGCGCTCGTCCGCTGGATGGCCGGCACTCACCATGTCGAGGTCTCGCAGGACGCCCTCGACGCCGCCATCCGCCGCCTCGAAGTCCGCCACACCGACGCGCCCGTGGACCAGTTGGTGTGGGTGCTGCAGCAGGTCGGCCTCGACGGCATCCTGGTCGACCGGCCCTTCGACGAGGTCGTCCGCGACGCCGAGCCTGCCCATCCCTGGGTGACCTTCGGCGCCAGGCACGACCGCCTGTCCCCCGTCGCGGTGCTCGGCGCCGCCCGCCGGGGTCACGTGACGGTGGTCGACCCCATGAACTCGCCACGGCCGCGGACGGTGCGCCTGCGCGACCTCGCCGAGCAGCTCGGCCTGCCCGACACCAGCGCCCACGTCCGCTGGATGGTGGCCGAGTCGGTGGCGCCCCTCGCGGCCATGCGCTCCCGCGGCGACGAGCCGATGGACCCCATCGCCCGGCTCAAGGCCCTCCTGCAGGGGGAGCGCCAGACGCTGTGGGTGGCCGTCGTCTACTCGGTGGTCATCGGGCTGCTGTCGCTGGTCGTGCCGATCGCGGTGCAGTCGCTGGTGAACACCATCGCGTTCGGCTCGGCGACGCAGCCACTCGTGGTGCTCACGCTGCTGGTCGCGGTCGGCCTCGGCTTCTCGGCGGCGATCAACGCCCTGCGGGCCGGCGTGGTCGAGATCATCCAGCGGAGCCTGTTCGCGCGGACGGCCATCGACGTCACGCACCGCCTCCTGCGCGTGCGCGCCGAGGCGTTCGACCGCTATCACGGGCCCGAGCTCGTCAACCGCTTCTTCGACGTCGTCACGGTGCAGAAGTCGGCGGCGCTGCTGCTCATCGACGGCCTGAGCGTGGTGATGCAGACGATCATCGGGATGGTCCTGCTCGCGCTGTACCACCCGTGGCTGCTCGCCTTCGACGTGCTGATGGTGGCGGCGATGCTGGTCATCGTGTTCGTGCTCGGACGCGGCGCCATCTACACCAGCATCGGCGAGTCGAAGGCCAAGTACGCGCTCGAAGCCTGGCTGGAGCAGATTGCCTCGCACCTGGTGACGTTCAAGTCCAAGGGCGGCGCCGAGTACGCCACGCGCCGGTCGCAGGCGCTGCTCGAGGACTACCTCACCTATCGCGCCAAGCACTTCAAGATCCTGCTGCGGCAGATCATCGGCTCGTTCGCGCTGCAGGCGGTGGCGAGTTCGGCGCTGCTCGGCATCGGCGGGTGGCTGGTCATCGAGCGCCAGCTGACGCTCGGCCAGCTGGTGGCCAGCGAGCTCATCGTCGCGCTGATGGTCAGCGCGTTCACCAAGTTCGGCAAGCAGCTCGAGGTGTTCTACGACCTGGCGGCCGCGATCGACAAGCTCGGCGCCCTGGTCGACCTGCCGCTGGAGCCTGCCGGCGGCGAGGCGATCCTCACGCCGGCGGGTCCGGCGGCGGTCAGCGTGCAGGGCGTGCAGGTGCGCTACCCTGATGGCGAGGACGCGGCGCTGAGCGTCGCCCGGCTCGACATCGCCGCGGGCGAGCGCCTCGGCGTGTCGGGGCCCATCGGCTCCGGCAAGAGCACGCTGGCCGACATCCTGTTCGGCCTGCGCGCCCCGTCGCGAGGCACGCTGGTCCTCGACGGCTTCGACACGCGCGACATCCCGCTGGCCGATTTGCGGCAGTGCGTGTCGCTGGTGCGCAGCATCGAGGTGTTCCCCGGCACGGTGATCGACAACGTCCGGCTCGGGCGCGACGATCTCGGCCTGACCGAGGTGAACGAGGCGCTGCGCCGGGTGGGCCTGCTCGACGAACTGCAGGCGCTGCCCGACGGGCTCTCGACGAAGCTGCACCCGACGGCGCGCCCGCTGTCGTCGCGCCAGGCATGGCGGCTGATGGTGGCGCGCGCCATCGCCGGCCGCCCGCGACTGCTGGTGGTCGACGGCGTGCTGGACCAGATCGACTACTCCGAGGACCGCGAGCGACTGATGCAGCTGCTGTTCGGCGCCGACGCGCCATGGACGCTGGTCTGCATCACCGATGATCCCGACCTGCTCGCCCGCTGCTCGCGCGTGGTCACGCTGCAGGACGGCCAGGTGCGCGAGGGTGGGTTCGGCGCCAGGGAGGTGGAGGCATGA
- a CDS encoding HlyD family secretion protein, translated as MKPVTTSNQWRTEGRVALQALHAPRASRVLARLLLLLLGLTAVLLVVTPWQQNIPGTGRVIAYSPEERPQNVQTPIDGRIAQWYVVEGSPVKKGDPIVDLTDNDPSIMQRLAEERESLVRSITETERRMRAIEQRVAGLKDTQVTGVEAADLRVRMARERVSAADQALSAAKAAKYTADLNLERQRALEKKGLTSTRFVELAELEAATRVADVDRAVAALNAARAEQSSLDQERLRTGADAGTRIDEAWAAHASAASDLAKARADLTRLDVRVARQATQKVHAPVDGTVWRVVARQNGEYLKAGATLVVIVPTTSRTVVELYLNGNDVPMVRQGRTVRLQFEGWPALQFSGWPSVAVGTFGGRVLLVDATDDGKGKFRVLVEPDPNDEPWPAAQYLRQGVRANGWVLLDVVSLGYELWRQFNGFPPVVAMEDPDGGKDADGNVVKVKGAK; from the coding sequence ATGAAGCCCGTGACGACCTCGAACCAGTGGCGAACCGAAGGACGCGTGGCGCTGCAGGCGCTGCACGCGCCGCGCGCCTCGCGCGTGCTGGCCCGCCTCTTGCTGCTCCTGCTGGGCCTGACCGCCGTGCTGCTGGTGGTGACGCCGTGGCAGCAGAACATCCCGGGCACCGGGCGGGTGATCGCCTACAGCCCGGAGGAGCGGCCGCAGAACGTGCAGACGCCCATCGACGGGCGGATCGCGCAGTGGTACGTCGTCGAGGGCTCGCCCGTGAAGAAGGGCGATCCCATCGTCGACCTCACCGACAACGACCCGTCGATCATGCAGCGCCTCGCCGAGGAGCGCGAGTCGCTGGTCCGCAGCATCACCGAAACCGAGCGCCGCATGCGCGCGATCGAGCAGCGCGTCGCCGGCCTCAAGGACACGCAGGTCACCGGCGTCGAGGCAGCGGACCTGCGCGTCCGCATGGCGCGCGAGCGCGTCTCGGCCGCCGATCAGGCGCTGTCGGCGGCCAAGGCCGCCAAGTACACGGCCGACCTGAACCTCGAACGGCAGCGCGCGCTCGAGAAGAAGGGCCTGACCTCGACCCGCTTCGTCGAACTCGCGGAACTCGAGGCGGCGACGCGCGTCGCCGACGTGGACCGCGCCGTCGCCGCGCTGAACGCCGCCCGTGCCGAGCAGAGCTCGCTCGACCAGGAGCGCCTGCGCACCGGCGCCGACGCCGGCACCCGCATCGACGAGGCCTGGGCGGCCCACGCCTCGGCGGCAAGTGACCTGGCCAAGGCCCGCGCCGACCTCACGCGGCTGGACGTGCGCGTGGCGCGCCAGGCCACCCAGAAGGTCCACGCGCCGGTCGACGGCACCGTCTGGCGCGTCGTCGCGCGCCAGAACGGCGAGTACCTCAAGGCCGGCGCCACCCTCGTGGTCATCGTGCCGACGACGAGCCGGACGGTGGTGGAGTTGTACCTGAACGGCAACGACGTCCCGATGGTGCGCCAGGGCCGCACCGTGCGGCTGCAGTTCGAGGGCTGGCCCGCGCTGCAGTTCAGTGGGTGGCCGTCGGTGGCGGTCGGCACGTTCGGCGGGCGGGTGCTGCTGGTCGACGCGACCGACGACGGCAAGGGCAAGTTCCGGGTGCTGGTGGAGCCGGATCCTAACGACGAGCCATGGCCGGCGGCCCAGTACCTGCGTCAGGGCGTCCGCGCCAACGGCTGGGTGCTCCTCGACGTGGTCTCGCTCGGCTACGAGCTGTGGCGCCAGTTCAACGGCTTCCCGCCGGTCGTCGCGATGGAGGATCCCGACGGCGGCAAGGACGCCGACGGCAACGTCGTCAAGGTCAAGGGCGCCAAGTGA
- a CDS encoding TolC family protein, which yields MRALVMAAALAALAGAARPAGAQSPLTVDEVLAAVDRAYPLLDAARQEQEAAAGEATAAQGAFDLRLLGSADVFRGNVYDNEGASVSLYQPLTFAGANVFGGYRIGRGTYAPYDGKAQTLTDGEWKAGLSLPLLRNRALDSRRGALERTAIGRELADQRVAASRLRFLGEAAVRYWDWVAAGSQQGVAAQLLQIAEARDRDLADAIGLGSIAPVERVDNRRAILQRQGGVVTARRNTERQAINVSLYYRATDGTMLRPVEGQLPGTMPPPPPRLTRAQVDADIQQALDARPDVRAIVLSRQQQEVALELARNELLPTFDLFAEVSRDVGDGSRTLQGTELDAGATFQLPVQRRQGKGQARVALAALSRLDAELRIARDRVRAEIEDAASALTAALDVLEVVRSEVAVARELEQAERDKFSLGDSTQFLVNLRELATADAAFREISATAEAHKARVAYDVATARLGALAARP from the coding sequence ATGCGCGCACTCGTGATGGCCGCCGCGCTGGCGGCCCTGGCGGGCGCGGCGCGCCCCGCGGGGGCGCAGTCCCCCCTGACGGTCGACGAGGTGTTGGCGGCGGTGGACCGGGCGTACCCGTTGCTCGACGCCGCGCGGCAGGAACAGGAGGCCGCCGCCGGTGAGGCGACGGCCGCGCAGGGGGCGTTCGACCTGCGGTTGCTGGGCAGCGCCGACGTGTTCCGCGGCAACGTGTACGACAACGAGGGCGCCTCGGTGAGCCTCTACCAGCCGCTCACGTTCGCGGGCGCCAACGTGTTCGGCGGCTACCGCATCGGGCGCGGCACCTACGCTCCCTACGACGGTAAGGCGCAGACGCTCACCGACGGTGAGTGGAAGGCGGGCCTGTCGCTGCCGCTGCTGCGCAATCGGGCCCTCGACAGCCGGCGTGGCGCGCTCGAGCGGACCGCGATCGGCCGTGAACTGGCCGACCAGCGCGTCGCGGCGTCGCGGCTGCGCTTCCTCGGCGAAGCGGCGGTGCGGTACTGGGACTGGGTGGCGGCCGGCAGCCAGCAGGGGGTGGCCGCGCAGTTGCTGCAGATCGCGGAAGCGCGCGACCGGGACCTCGCCGACGCGATCGGCCTCGGGTCGATCGCGCCCGTCGAGCGGGTAGACAACCGGCGCGCCATCCTGCAGCGGCAGGGCGGCGTGGTCACGGCGCGCCGCAACACGGAGCGCCAGGCGATCAACGTGTCGCTCTACTACCGCGCCACGGACGGCACGATGCTGCGCCCCGTCGAGGGGCAGTTGCCGGGCACGATGCCGCCGCCCCCGCCCCGCCTGACGCGCGCCCAGGTCGACGCCGACATCCAGCAGGCGCTCGACGCCCGCCCCGACGTACGGGCGATCGTCCTGAGCCGACAGCAGCAGGAGGTGGCGCTCGAACTGGCCAGGAACGAGCTGCTGCCCACTTTCGACCTGTTCGCCGAGGTGTCGCGCGACGTCGGCGACGGCTCGCGGACCCTGCAGGGCACGGAACTGGACGCCGGCGCGACGTTCCAGCTGCCGGTGCAGCGTCGGCAGGGCAAGGGCCAGGCCCGGGTGGCGCTGGCGGCGCTGTCGCGGCTCGACGCCGAGCTCCGGATCGCGCGCGACCGGGTGCGGGCTGAAATCGAGGATGCGGCCAGTGCGCTGACCGCCGCGCTCGACGTGCTCGAGGTGGTGCGGTCGGAGGTGGCGGTGGCCCGCGAACTCGAGCAGGCAGAGCGGGACAAGTTCTCGCTGGGCGACTCGACGCAGTTCCTGGTGAACCTGCGGGAGCTGGCGACGGCCGACGCGGCGTTCCGGGAGATCAGCGCGACGGCGGAGGCGCACAAGGCGAGGGTCGCCTACGACGTGGCGACGGCGCGCCTGGGGGCACTGGCGGCCCGCCCCTGA
- a CDS encoding TonB-dependent receptor, which produces MIRRAFWVLLAAVLCATPALAQETTGRVAGTVVDTSNAAIPGATVKIEGGAVNQMAVTDGEGKFSFAALPPGTYRLTTTLQGFKTSVVDDLQVAIGKSATVNVSLSVGGLAEQVTVEASAVRVDTAQTTIQTNVTAAAIENLPKGTNMGSLLKLSPAARAEPLSGQYQIDGASGSENSFVIDGLETSNFRTGVLNVNNNLPFEFIQEMSIKTSGFNAEFGGATGGVISVVTKSGTNQFRGMAGVEVESDGLNGDPRGRLNRFRSGTGANFVQVNEYLNDKTDQYTNYYPAFGIGGPILRDKMWFFGSYSPQIFNEERTTEYFTSDPRTRTKTGQATYERQRKAEYFQGRVDAQPLNTLRLTGTYTYNPYIEDGIFPHNQISLGNTPPSVNFGGSTGTLTGNDLTSRQGGKQDGNNFSVGATWTPGSRVVLSSRVARGYLNELLNSKAIPQETRFRCVGNAPPAGAGCSLGFDNLPSGNSQRYEDSSERWTVDTSAAFLVDNLAGRHEFKVGHQYSRVANDVNTGYADLGRVDLYYGYSINDLTGRNDPDTPGAIGAGQLLRFGTVGAAANTANSLYFQDRWQPTNRLTINAGVRMEKEDLPSFNGYAPPINFGWGDKVVPRLGVAYDLTGDGRTKLFGSFNRFQDRLKFELPRGSFGGDFYRVDFFEIFPQNTNYDYYTFNRVLGSNTDVMGGKCPIPGSTGLSRCQYDYRIASNDPNADIYTGKVDPDLKPFTQTEWTVGLERELMSSYLLSVRYTHKQVDHAIEDAGFPTAEGSEAYIIGNPGEGLHAETARQFGYAKTTMPERIYDALETRIERRFANNFQFTAAYTYSKLQGNYSGLASSDENGRTSPGVNRFFDLPHLGFTTAGTPDNGVLATDRPHVLNLFGSYLFNWGGSQSTNISAFTTFQSGTPQTTFYTFYAAAVAYGRNDMGRTPMFTNTDLMVSHRFRFGSRSLALELNVLNLFDEANVLGLYSNNAGVNPSISTLGLPASVTDEPSALNYVLTNGITSNYNAYLNNAAAPQRKDTAYGMANSFQGFRTVRFGVKFQF; this is translated from the coding sequence ATGATTCGTCGCGCATTCTGGGTGCTGCTTGCGGCAGTGCTCTGCGCAACCCCGGCGCTCGCCCAGGAAACGACGGGCCGCGTTGCGGGTACGGTGGTCGACACTTCCAATGCGGCCATCCCTGGCGCCACCGTCAAGATCGAGGGCGGCGCGGTCAACCAGATGGCCGTGACCGACGGCGAGGGCAAGTTCTCGTTCGCGGCGCTGCCCCCGGGCACGTACCGGCTCACCACCACGCTGCAGGGCTTCAAGACCAGCGTGGTCGACGATCTGCAGGTGGCCATCGGCAAGTCGGCGACGGTCAACGTGTCGCTGAGCGTCGGCGGCCTGGCCGAGCAGGTGACGGTGGAGGCGTCGGCGGTCCGGGTGGACACGGCGCAGACCACCATCCAGACCAACGTGACGGCGGCGGCCATCGAGAACCTGCCCAAGGGGACCAACATGGGCAGCCTCCTCAAGCTCTCGCCGGCGGCGCGCGCCGAACCCCTCAGCGGCCAGTACCAGATTGACGGCGCCAGCGGCTCGGAGAACTCGTTCGTCATCGACGGTCTCGAGACGAGCAACTTCCGCACCGGCGTGCTGAACGTCAACAACAACCTGCCCTTCGAGTTCATCCAGGAGATGTCGATCAAGACGTCCGGGTTCAACGCCGAGTTCGGCGGGGCGACCGGCGGCGTGATCAGCGTGGTGACCAAGAGCGGCACCAACCAGTTCCGCGGCATGGCCGGGGTCGAAGTCGAGAGCGACGGCCTGAACGGCGATCCGCGCGGCCGCCTGAACCGCTTCCGCAGCGGCACGGGCGCCAACTTCGTGCAGGTGAACGAGTACCTGAACGACAAGACCGACCAGTACACCAACTACTACCCGGCCTTCGGCATCGGCGGCCCGATCCTGCGCGACAAGATGTGGTTCTTCGGCAGCTACTCGCCGCAGATCTTCAACGAGGAGCGCACGACGGAGTACTTCACCTCCGATCCGCGCACCCGCACCAAGACGGGCCAGGCCACCTACGAGCGCCAGCGCAAGGCCGAGTACTTCCAGGGCCGCGTCGACGCGCAGCCGCTCAACACGCTGCGCCTGACGGGCACCTACACGTACAACCCGTACATCGAGGACGGCATCTTCCCGCACAACCAGATCTCGCTGGGCAACACGCCGCCGTCGGTCAACTTCGGTGGCTCGACGGGCACCCTCACGGGCAACGACCTGACCTCGCGCCAGGGCGGCAAGCAGGACGGCAACAACTTCTCGGTGGGCGCCACCTGGACGCCGGGCAGCCGGGTCGTGCTGAGCTCGCGCGTCGCGCGCGGCTACCTGAACGAGCTGCTCAACTCCAAGGCCATCCCGCAGGAGACGCGCTTCCGCTGCGTGGGCAACGCCCCGCCCGCGGGTGCCGGCTGCTCGCTGGGCTTCGACAACCTGCCCTCGGGCAACTCGCAGCGCTATGAGGACAGCTCGGAGCGCTGGACGGTGGACACGAGCGCGGCGTTCCTGGTGGACAACCTCGCGGGCCGTCACGAGTTCAAGGTCGGTCACCAGTACTCGCGCGTCGCCAACGACGTCAACACCGGCTATGCGGACCTCGGGCGCGTGGACCTCTACTACGGCTACTCGATCAACGACCTGACTGGTCGCAACGACCCCGACACGCCTGGCGCGATCGGCGCTGGCCAGTTGCTGCGCTTCGGCACGGTGGGCGCCGCCGCCAACACGGCCAACTCGCTCTACTTCCAGGACCGCTGGCAGCCGACCAACCGCCTGACGATCAACGCCGGCGTGCGCATGGAGAAGGAAGACCTGCCGTCGTTCAACGGCTACGCGCCGCCGATCAACTTCGGCTGGGGCGACAAGGTCGTCCCGCGCCTCGGCGTGGCGTACGACCTGACCGGTGACGGCCGCACGAAGCTGTTCGGCTCGTTCAACCGGTTCCAGGATCGCCTGAAGTTCGAGCTGCCGCGCGGCTCGTTCGGTGGGGACTTCTACCGCGTCGACTTCTTCGAGATCTTCCCGCAGAACACCAACTACGACTACTACACGTTCAACCGCGTGCTCGGCAGCAACACCGACGTGATGGGTGGCAAGTGCCCGATCCCCGGCAGCACCGGCCTCTCGCGCTGCCAGTACGACTACCGCATCGCGTCCAACGACCCGAACGCCGACATCTACACCGGCAAGGTCGACCCCGACCTGAAGCCCTTCACGCAGACCGAGTGGACGGTCGGCCTCGAGCGCGAGCTCATGAGCTCGTACCTCCTCAGCGTCCGCTACACGCACAAGCAGGTCGACCACGCCATCGAGGACGCGGGCTTCCCGACGGCCGAGGGCTCCGAGGCGTACATCATCGGCAACCCCGGTGAGGGCCTGCACGCCGAGACGGCGCGCCAGTTCGGCTACGCCAAGACGACCATGCCGGAGCGCATCTACGACGCCCTCGAGACGCGCATCGAGCGCCGCTTTGCCAACAACTTCCAGTTCACGGCGGCCTACACTTACAGCAAGCTGCAGGGCAACTACTCGGGCCTGGCCAGCTCGGACGAGAACGGCCGCACCTCCCCGGGTGTGAACCGCTTCTTCGACCTCCCGCACCTGGGCTTCACGACGGCCGGCACCCCGGACAACGGCGTGCTGGCGACCGACCGTCCGCACGTGCTGAACCTGTTCGGGTCGTACCTGTTCAACTGGGGCGGCAGCCAGTCGACCAACATCTCGGCCTTCACGACCTTCCAGTCGGGCACGCCGCAGACGACCTTCTACACGTTCTACGCCGCGGCGGTTGCCTACGGCCGCAACGACATGGGCCGCACGCCCATGTTCACCAACACGGACCTGATGGTCTCGCACCGGTTCCGCTTCGGCAGCCGCTCCCTGGCGCTCGAGCTGAACGTGCTGAACCTGTTCGACGAGGCCAACGTGCTCGGCCTCTACAGCAACAACGCGGGCGTCAACCCCAGCATCAGCACCCTGGGTCTGCCGGCCAGCGTGACCGACGAGCCGTCGGCGCTGAACTACGTGCTGACCAACGGGATCACCTCGAACTACAACGCGTACCTGAACAACGCGGCGGCGCCCCAGCGCAAGGACACGGCCTACGGCATGGCCAACTCCTTCCAGGGCTTCCGCACGGTGCGGTTCGGCGTGAAGTTCCAGTTCTAG